The Pyrus communis chromosome 5, drPyrComm1.1, whole genome shotgun sequence region ATCCATATTTGAATGAATGTGACTTTCGTCACTCTCCTACAGTTGATGATAATTCAAGGAATCAGACACCCTCACACCTGAGGTTGACCGGTGAGAGGACGTGCATTGGATGCTAACATGACATGATTGGAAGAGGCATTGTTCGTGTACAAATATGACATTCATGTAGGGTATTCGTACATAATTACATATCAATCAAACACTACCTGTATTTTAATTTCTGTTGTAATCTATTAGTTGTAAACATTACTCGTTCAAAAATACTACTCTTACCATATATTTGTACCATTATTTGTATCATTTCTTTAATAAATATAAGACTTCATACGTTGGAGTAGCCACCTTGCACACAGCGACGATGATGAAGAATAATCACTATCGATCTCTTTTTCTGGTTATCGAAtgaaatatatatgaaagttgatgatcgATCTGGTCATATTAAGGACTAGAGCTGAGAAAGTTGAAAATCAGAATATGCACGTAGCACAGAGTTACGAATATTTACTTTATTATCTCAgaataataaaatacaataaaattgcCAAGAAAACTACATAATCCAAAGagaatacaaaaaaaaagagctCTCAGCAAGCACCTCGAAAGCACACTTGAAGAACGAAACTACAGCAAAACAATAGGAAAGGACGGTCATGTTTAACCAGCAATAGACAACAAGGCATCAGTTTACACATTCAGAACCCAGATGACTCAACTAACGAGGAATATGATGCATTCTCATCTGCAGTTGTTGGCTTTCTGTTACTATCCTTATTCGATTCTCGGCTACTAGCCTTCCGAAGTATATCTGTGTCAAGACCGGCTATATCATACAACTCCAACCTTCGGATTTTAGCTGCTTCCATGTCACCTTCCCAGCAGGTTTCTGAAATAATTTCAAGCGCTTTTTCCACCTTGGTCTCAGCCACAAGACCCTCATTTTGCAAGAGGACAAGGTAAACTTGTTCGGCAGAAGCTTTCCGTATCTGTGTAGAGGAAAGAAGAATGAACTTATAAGGAAAATACAACTGAAACTGACCTGCTTCAGCGGTGCAATTATGATTAGGATTTTGATCCATAGATCATTAAATTTCATGGGAACCACAAACCTTAGGGTAGCGATGGCCAAGAAAACTGAGAAGATGTGAGAAGGCCCGAGTGTTGATGGATTCCGAAACTGAAGCAATATATCCAAGTATTGCAATGCCTGCATATAGCTTGGAGAAGTCCTTTGACCCTTTTAATTCAACTTCCAGAGAGTCCAAAACACCAGCACAAAAAACAAGTGTACGAGCCTGTACATTGAAATCGAGATCCAAATAAATCAGAACTATCCTCATGGCGTTCAATCACAAGACTGGCTGCAAAACCATATATGAAACGGGAAAAATGCACTTaagcattgaaattttttaatctgGCAAAGGGCTAACCTCCATACTCAACAATATCTGTTTGCTGAAAAGAATCTCAATTGTCTGCAATACCAAAGAGCTTCGATTACAATCAAGAACTTGACCAAGTAAGGCAGGAAGGTGAACATTGCAATAAATAGGTTATGAACTTACGATCAGCCAAAGGAAACAACATTAACAAATGGCCAGAGCATCATCTCTCTGAAACCGGTCAAGGTCTCAGGTAAGAATAAACAAGAAGCTAAGTAATTATTTAACTCTgcttttttatatttacaacCAATGGCAGAGCCAGGAATTACGTCAAGGagggtcaaattcaaataattataaGATTAAAAGAAGCTTACTTACAAACTTCCTATGTGTTGAAGAAATAACCATAACTGTTAAGATATTTAACTTCAATATTATTGTTTTAGTATCTTATATCAATTGTTACCTTCCAAAGTTATAACTTAATGAAAATGCTATATGTAAATGAAAATGCTATATGTAAACCAAgttgtttttgtaatttgaaataAACAACCGCCTATAACCAACCCATAAGCACACGGCCAAAGACAAAGCGAGTAAAGATGAGTAAAAAGAAAGTAAGGGAAGTCAAATTTTGCAAAGGGTCAGCTATAAGCAAAAGATGATGCACATTAAATTACAACACAAAAGaagattaatttttcaaatgggGAGATCAGCTGACCCTTCTAGGCCTTTAGCTGCCTCCGCCATTGTTCACAACGATGCGGTTTTGTTTCAGATATAGTGATAACACAATATCAGACTTTGTGGATTTATTCTTAACTTAAGAACACCACCTATCAAAGCTGTTAAACAATAAAGAATAAAGtaatcaacaaataaaaataataaaaactagtcTCGCCATTCCACTAATACGAGGGAAATATAAATTTGGGCATGTAATCAAGAATTCCTTCATAATTTctgtaaaacaaaaaattaatgtcTCACTTCTCAAAATAGGGTTTCATCTGACACTACCTTCAATGCAGGTACAATGACTCTGTCACATCTCCTGTACTGTTGGAGAACCCAAAGCATGTCAGTAGATAACATATACTCTCTGGACCTTTCGTTCTGGTCTTCACTTTCTACAACTTGAAGATACTCTAACAATGCTGTGAGTGATGCCTTCCTCAAAGAATCTTGCAACCCACCAATAGAAATGACTAACCCAGATAGCACTGATCTGCTATAACAGCCAAATTGAAGCAGTTGTACAAAACGAGGATACGAAAAAGTTGGCACCTACAAGCAAGCACAGGATAGTCTCTCCGTCAAAGAACTTCAATTACCAATCAATAGTACAGAAGTGGCATGTGTATACTTACCGCCCACTTTAAATCAGCTCCGTTAGGAACAATTTTTTCCAACTTTTTTCTGTGCGGTATATGCGGGACATAGGCTATCTCGGTGTACAAAAGCCTCTGTAGAACCTTTGCAGCTGCTTCTCTCAGTTTGTCCATTTTCTCTACAGCTTGCTTACTAATTCCAGCAACTATACTTGTAGCAAGATTGGCATCATACAATGATTGCAGCTGGTTAATGTCATCACTATTCTGCAAATCCAGTGCAGAATCGACTCGACCTGATCTTCCAGTAAGACCAACAGAATCTCTCTTACAAAGGATATACGTACATCTCTCAAGGCCATTCATAGCAGCCTCACGCACCCAAGAACCCACATCACCTCTGTTATCAACAGAATAGTCATCAAGAGCTTTCAGTAAAGTCATCATTATTTCGTCCTTGATGAGAATAAACAAAGACATGTCACCCTCCACGACATCAATACCAGATTGTTCTTTTTCCCGAGTTAATGCTTCACACACTGACACAAGTCCTTTGACAGCATTGACTCGTGCTTCAGCATCTCTATCATCGGGATTATCCTGTAGGTGAGAAATGTAATTAGGAAATCATCATTCTGATATTCTTCTGCAAAACAGGAGAAAGGAAATAAAgatccaaaactccttttgcaCCTCAATTAAACAAGAGTTACAAAGCTTCAAAAGCACATCCTTCCACCTATGGGCGAAAAGTTCACATGGTAAAACACCTAGTGCTAGTGCTGACCCTCTTCTTATAGCCACATTTGGGTCACTCAAGAGGTCCAGGTACTTTGATGTTATATCACCAGTACCTCCAACAGACCCAGCAACCAGATATGCTTGCACAAAATGCTTCAGAGCTTTAGTTGCAGCATCCTGCATATAATAGTAAAAAACTTGAGTAACAATTAGATAttacaatgaaaaaaataaaataataagcaaTTAGGTAGAATACTTAAGGCTAAGAGATAACCACCTGAATTTGCGAATTAGGGTGTCTCAAATTCTCATTAAGAGTATCAAGCAGACTACGTTTTATCTTTTCAGGCAGTGACACAGATGATATGGATACACATTCAATGAAGCGGGAAACAGCTGCACGCATTATTTCCCCGCCTTTTCCACGATAAAGGCGTGCTTTCTCAATAGCAGGCACAACACCAGCAACACGTTTTTGCTTATCTGTAAACACCAATTTAACAAAACAGTAATGACTTATGCAATAAAAATACCGATATTGCACCCCACCACCGGAattgccccccccccccaaaaaaaaaaaaaaaaaaactgaaaaaaagaaaaaaaaaaaaaaaaaaaaccggaaaagaaaagtaaaaagcaaACCTTGTATAACTGCTTTGCTTGAATTGGAAAACAAAAggatatattttattttgaaaattgaaaaccatcTGAAAGGGAGACATTAGGAACGGTATGTTGTCAATGACCTAAGATGAGTTGCCTTCTAGACGTCATTTTACAACATCCTCCTCGTGGATTAGGCTTTTGGTACAACATCTATACACTTGGCAAGCAAAGACTTTGTTTTGTGCGACCTCGTTCTGTAAAacctttttgttattttcataaAGCAATTACGTCCTTCAAGTTTCAGTAGTAgtgccacaaaaaaaaaaaaaatcactgtTTTTAACATTAAGGAAAAAAACAGTGAAAAAAAAGAACATTTGAAACCACTTTTCTATCATTTCACTCCTATAATTTCTCACCCTCTTATACCACTGCACCTGCTTTTCTGCTCACGTTTGTGAACAACAATACTACTTCCTTATCCTGATACCTACCGGAAAATATATAATCATACACACTAGTCAATTTCTAAGAAAGTTTACTCAATTCACATTTGCTCCAGAAAATATATAATCATACACACTAGTCAATTTCTAAGAAAGTTTACTCAATTCACATTTGCTCCAGAAACTGTACTTCTAAAATGTTTCTGAATCTGAAACCTTCTGCTTAAATCTAATTGAAAACTCTTTAATCTAAGATAGACACAAATATCAAGTTTTATCTTACTTATCGTGATCTTTTACTTGTATTTCTAAGAGGTTAGAGTAGCAACCTGCAGAAAGAGCATAACCACACTTGCGTAGTGCCAAAACAAGTTCCCCAGCTGCCAGTGTTGCTCCATGGCGCATGCACAAATCAGATGAGAGAGTGCAAGGAATTATTTTCTCCACAGCATAGTTTGCAAGATAGTCAGGATCATATTTAACAAGGGCAGAAAGAGCCTCAGCCGCAAGTTCTCTCAAACCTTTATCCTGATGACATTGTGTAAAACATAAGATCTACACTGACAGATAAAGGTAGTCTGTAGGGAATTAAAAAACCTTAAAGAATTCAAGTTGGAGCCTACCCAGTGACAAATTTTGTTATACAGCAGCTCATCCACAAATGGATAAAGATAACCCTCATATTGAGCAATAGAGACAGCAACATGAACATAAGAGTTTACTCgtgaagaaagtgaaaaatagTCTGCAGTATTCACTATGTCAATTCCATGAGGGTAACTACCCTGCCTTCCAACATTCTCTTGAAAAGCTGCAGCAGCTGCTCTTCTACAATTAACCTAAGCATCATAAACTAGAATATAAGAACATAAAACACATGTGGTACGAAATAATGATTCAAATCATACTAATAATAAAAGTTTAGTACCTCACGGTCATAGCAGGCCACTGTCAGAAGGTGTGGTGCAAGCTGGTCCAGTATATTTCTCATATCCGTGTGATAATATGCACGGCCAAAAGCCCAACAAACATAAGCTGCAGCATCCCGTACATGAGATCCAATACTATGTGGACCTCTTCGAATATCATAATGTAGTGCCTAATTAGAAGATGTACTCTCATCAGTACTAAT contains the following coding sequences:
- the LOC137735021 gene encoding tubulin-folding cofactor D, producing the protein MATMAAEENPKQKQELAMGEEEDDDEHGAKEAVLQKYFLQEWKLVKSILDDIVSNGRVSDPSAPCKIRSIMDKYQEQGQLVEPYLESIVTPLMFIVRSKTSELGVASDEILEVIKPICIILYSLVTVCGYKAVVRFFPHQVSDLELAVSLLEKCHHTKSVSSLRHESTGEMEAKCVMLLWLSILVLVPFDISTVDTSIANNSNLGKLEPAPLVLRIVGFSKDYLSNSGPMRPIAALLLSKFLTRPDMPKAFSSFVEWTHEVLSSLTDDAINHFRLLGATEALAAIFKVGGRKLLLDVVSIVWVDTLLLIKSSNASRSPLLRKYLMKLTQRIGLTCLPHHTPSWRYVGKTSSLGENITLSGSEKTGRCNYALNAEDSNSEPSSSCQQDEEMDVPEVVEEIIEMLLTGLRDTDTVVRWSAAKGIGRITSCLTSALSEEVLSSVLELFSPGEGDGSWHGGCLALAELARRGLLLPISLPKVVPVVVKALHYDIRRGPHSIGSHVRDAAAYVCWAFGRAYYHTDMRNILDQLAPHLLTVACYDREVNCRRAAAAAFQENVGRQGSYPHGIDIVNTADYFSLSSRVNSYVHVAVSIAQYEGYLYPFVDELLYNKICHWDKGLRELAAEALSALVKYDPDYLANYAVEKIIPCTLSSDLCMRHGATLAAGELVLALRKCGYALSADKQKRVAGVVPAIEKARLYRGKGGEIMRAAVSRFIECVSISSVSLPEKIKRSLLDTLNENLRHPNSQIQDAATKALKHFVQAYLVAGSVGGTGDITSKYLDLLSDPNVAIRRGSALALGVLPCELFAHRWKDVLLKLCNSCLIEDNPDDRDAEARVNAVKGLVSVCEALTREKEQSGIDVVEGDMSLFILIKDEIMMTLLKALDDYSVDNRGDVGSWVREAAMNGLERCTYILCKRDSVGLTGRSGRVDSALDLQNSDDINQLQSLYDANLATSIVAGISKQAVEKMDKLREAAAKVLQRLLYTEIAYVPHIPHRKKLEKIVPNGADLKWAVPTFSYPRFVQLLQFGCYSRSVLSGLVISIGGLQDSLRKASLTALLEYLQVVESEDQNERSREYMLSTDMLWVLQQYRRCDRVIVPALKTIEILFSKQILLSMEARTLVFCAGVLDSLEVELKGSKDFSKLYAGIAILGYIASVSESINTRAFSHLLSFLGHRYPKIRKASAEQVYLVLLQNEGLVAETKVEKALEIISETCWEGDMEAAKIRRLELYDIAGLDTDILRKASSRESNKDSNRKPTTADENASYSSLVESSGF